TAAATATCAGCGCCGACATCCAGGTCTTTTTCATCTCACTGTAAGTCTCTTGGTGGCCTCAGAGAATGCAGACCACTCCGTGCAGTTTCTCTTGTTCTAAGCATTAAGGCACGGAGTCAGACACCAGACGGCctaaaaacataaacattaaacactgtACCATTAAACAGTGAGCAGGTGCAGGATGAGCATCAAGGAAAAAAAGTCTAGGCTTGCACAGAACCTGGTAGGATgcaagctttttctttttttcccccctctacaCGATCCGTATAGCCTCTTTGTCCACTtttaacacacatacatacctacACGCTCACTATCCAATTCTAAAACTTTCATATACATACTTTTGGACTATGTGGTGGGACACTGAGCTTCTCTTTAGTTGCAAGTTGTCAATACTTCAGATACTATGTCGACATATCTGAAATAAATATCTCCAGAGTTAACATGGTAGTTTGAAGAAGAGAAAGGCACTTTCGCATGTCATACTACAGAAAGCCCATGAGCACCTTTTGGGTCTCAAAATAGGGTCCTCTGTATCTGAAATGTTTAACCTGTAAATATTAACTGTACTTACTCAGAGAGGAAGATGCAGTAAGCCTATCACTTCTCTAGTCAATGGATTCATTTGGATCTGCTACAGTCAAAACCAAAACCTTTGGTCACTTTAATAGATACTTTATATCATACACATTTATGACACATTGTACCAGTTTattcaatttctttttttttttccctacacATGAACTGGACAATCCCCATTTCAAATGGAGAATTTTCCCGTCCGACACCTCACCACTAATCATTTTGTTACAACTgctaatattaaaaatatttaaaatctgtatcaaTATAATTTTATCCTGTACATCTTTCTAATAAAACTAGGGAGGGAGAGAATGGAAGTACACCATGGAGCCAACACCCCATCACACTCCACAAGCTCTCATCCAACTTCATCATCTACTGCCCTgataaatgtacacacatatCAAGTTACTGAGAGTGCCCTTGGAACCAGGCCAAGCATGACACACCTTTACAGCCAGGCAATGAGAGGGACAACCAGCCTTCTCAAGACCCCATTGTTCTCAGGTGAGCCTGTGGCCTGCCCCACTGCCACTATTCCATATGAGGCAGTACAAGTCAGGGAATCTTGCAAACATGCCAGTCGTCAAACCAAATAATTCACTGACACATGGGACTTGACATCTAGTCCTCTACGAATAGAAACCTCCCATTGTGTGGGATAATATGAGATGGGATCATATAGGAAGATGTCTTGATCACGGTTGACAGGGGGGCAGTGTTGTGCATCAGGAGCAGGTAGAGACGACTTAACACTTTATCTCAGTGCCAGGAGTCTGAACTTAACCAGGCAATAGCAGATGACTAGATCTACCTGATTATTCACAGCACATAGggacaaaataaagaaacaaatataCACCTACAACAGATTCACGAGGAGATCAGTCCACTCCCCATCATTCTCTTTGCTGATGTGTCATGCTGTAAGCACAAATATTGATATGCTAGAAATGTATTCCAACCATTAGGAGGAAACGTTCATATTGAATGTGTATTAGTCGTGAAAAGTCGAATAACTGACAGCTATGGATCTACGTAGGCTCAACTGGACCTTGGAGACTATGAGAACTATTATATAGAATAAATTTGAAACAGTTATGTCATTCCATGCAATGCGACTGACAAGATCACCAAGATGTAGACCTCTAGTGCAATGTGGATCAGACAAGGTGAGCTTATAgagtctgtgtgtttttgtgtctatcaatatataaatgtgtttatgctTAACAATGGTCCCAGTGTTGCAGGATTATATATTGCCTCTGCTGCTCCCACTAACATAAGCACAGTTGAGTTAAATGCTCTTTAACACACCTCTTCTCCCACGGCTCGGACAGTCCATTTCACAatttaaagaacaaaaaaaagaaaagaaaaaaaaaagaagaattacAATGATCACCACTTCCTGTGCAATTAGTGGTAGGAATTAATGATTACAAAACATATTGATAGCAATGGAACTTTCACACAGAGTGACTATGTCTTTAGAAATCCAGGCACACTCGCATCACGTAACACACAATTGACACTGTAGCCACATTATgcatcatcaacatcacttCGTGGAAGTGAAAAGAAGCAGAATGTCAGAGACCTTCTGTCGAACCTTCTAGAACAGCAGTCTGAACACACAGTACTAAACAAAGTCCATCTTCCACAGACTTCCCGCTCTTGTTGTCTGTGAATACTATAGACCCAAAGTCTGTTTCCTTGCTCTTAGATGCCTGCTCAACTCTTCCCAACAGGGTGAGCACAGAATGTAACCTTGGGACCACTAACAGAGCACCATGAATGCAAAGATTGATAGGTAAACATAACTTGATCACAGCTCCGCACATGGCACACCATCTTGCCAAAATCATCCATGATATGATCttaaaagttgttttttattattatttccaatgcatttttaaatatggaGGTGAAGGGCTGAATTTTGTGTTAGTAtatgaaaaagaataaaagtagtGTAAAGATAAAAGCAAGCAGCTAATCAGTGAGACAATGGAGGTGTATGAGTGCATTCTTTAGAAGTAGACTCCTCTACTTCGAAGCAATGCAAAAAGACGCTGGGAAATGTGGGATGGGAAGGTAAAAGGCCCCCACTGTTTCAGTCCACATTGATGTGTCTACTGGAGGCTGCTTTAGctgtatatgtatttgttttgagtaataataaacaaacaaacaaacaaacaaaaaaagccccAGAAGCTTATATACTGGGTTTCAGGTTCAGGCCCCTACATTGACTACCCTTCACCTCAAAAGCCTTTTCCTACAAAAATAACTTTTCCTCCAAACTTTTCCTGAAAAATGCTGAATGGACTGTTCCTCAGGGAGAGCGCTCCATCCCTTGTTGCTCGGTACACAGTGTAACCCCCTCCCACACCGAAACCCCTTTTTTCGTTTATTACGAGTAGTGCTCTGTTTCACTTGGCCTTGAGCAGCTCTCGCTCCAGCCAGCGCACCCGCACCCTTTGCTTGTAATGATACTCCCTGAGGTAGTCTTGCAGCACTGGGGGTAAAGGTAGTGCTGCAATGCCGTCGTAGGTGGTCCCACGGCAGATGACGGCCCGAGCCAGGGTCTGCAGGCCAAATGGAGAAGTCCGGTGAAGGGGCAAAGTGAGCAGAGGCTCGAAGAACATGCAGGCGCTGGGGTCCTTGTAGTGCTCCAGCAGCGCTGTGACTGTGGCTGCATGGAACACACAGGGGTCGTGGGCATCAAAGCTGAAGTTGTGGTTCCACTGTTCAATACGTGCATGCAACGAGCGACCATAACGACGAAAACTAACGGAAAACAGATAGTCCTCCTGGGCAGAGTCGCGCAGCAGAAAGGTGCCCTCAGGCCGGCCGTCGAGCAGTGCTTCAGCCTCGTAGCGGTCCATTACACCCCAGTAGCAAGGTAGAGCTGTGATCTGCATCAGGTCTGGCACTAGGCAGTGTATGTAGTCAATCTGTGTGTGCACTTTCCAGGGCCCTGGCTGCTTTCCCCCCAAGAGGCCCTCTGCTGAATTATGGCGCTGCTTGGGACGGCGGGCCTGCAAACAAAGAGTGGTGGTGTCATCATCTTCAGAGTCACAGTCGGCTGCCGTGGCTCCCCGGCTCTCACCCAAGGCCTCCCCTGTCCCAGGGGCTAGTTTAGGTCCCAGCTTGTAGACTGTAGCCAATGGAGCTGTAATAGTCTCTACGGTGTGTATCTGAGCATCAGGAGGTGGATCCACTCCCTCTTCTATACTGAGCCTTCGTCGTTCACGTAGACGTTCTTCCTCATCCTCTGGGGATGCACAAGCAGCATTAGGGGAGTCCGTGGAGCAATCCACTGCTGTAGTTGTAACAGGGGCTGTATGCTGTTTGATGAGGTGCCATTTACGAGCAAGATCAGAGCC
This is a stretch of genomic DNA from Ictalurus punctatus breed USDA103 chromosome 13, Coco_2.0, whole genome shotgun sequence. It encodes these proteins:
- the socs5a gene encoding suppressor of cytokine signaling 5a; translated protein: MEKVGKVWNNLKRGCQSLLHQDGSSRGETEPQTHTFCQSVDQTQGESTPELANLSTHPVVSRRVNGSVIHRGHNCVAEVPHILEITVEQDSEDGCPPLGARRDSYSRHAPWSGKKRHSCSTKAQSSLETADRRSGRSRRRHLANGSRDEPDPGLPRSLRQQLHETMGLCLPLRLSSRGTHSRVPKRKIQITELMLETCPFPPGSDLARKWHLIKQHTAPVTTTAVDCSTDSPNAACASPEDEEERLRERRRLSIEEGVDPPPDAQIHTVETITAPLATVYKLGPKLAPGTGEALGESRGATAADCDSEDDDTTTLCLQARRPKQRHNSAEGLLGGKQPGPWKVHTQIDYIHCLVPDLMQITALPCYWGVMDRYEAEALLDGRPEGTFLLRDSAQEDYLFSVSFRRYGRSLHARIEQWNHNFSFDAHDPCVFHAATVTALLEHYKDPSACMFFEPLLTLPLHRTSPFGLQTLARAVICRGTTYDGIAALPLPPVLQDYLREYHYKQRVRVRWLERELLKAK